A stretch of DNA from Pseudomonadota bacterium:
TACCCCTCTCTTCACGCCATTTGCAAGGCAAAACCACCGGTTATCACTTATCCTTTCAACAAGTAGAATGTCGATGATACCTCCGGTATCCTTTGTGGCCTTCAGTCTTGCTGGCAACACCTTGCTATCATTCAATACAAGCACATCACCTTCACGTAAATAATCAATGATATCCTTGAAATGTCTGTGTTGTATGGTTCCCTCCATTCTATTTAAAACAATAAGACGGGAAGATGTCCTCTCCTTTTCAGGATACTGGGCGATTAATTCCTTCGGTAAAAAATAATCAAATTCTTCGGTATTCATACCCATAAAATAAGTTAATTTTATAACAGATTGTGCAAGTATAAGCAACCTAATTTAAAATAGTTACAGTGATTTCTCAGGCATTGGATTGGAGGACAGGGGATTTCTTAAAATCTGGCTTAATATCAATTTATAGTCTGGGCGTGTAGTTTTGGCCTGAGAACCAAATGTCTCAGACCGAACTATTCGGGTCTTGCCTGCGGGCTTTAATAACAGAAGCTATAATCGACAAGAACAATATACTGGCAATAACGAGTAAAGCGGAAGACGCCGCAATTTTGTAAAAATCACCTATCAGCATTTTGACTCCCACAAAAACGAGGATTGTAGCAACTCCATAATTGAGATAGTAAAAGAGTCGGACAAGTGCTGCTAATACAAAGAATAGTGACCGTAACCCTAAAATAGCGAAAACATTGGAAGTATACACGATAAATGGATCCAGTGTAATGGCGAGCACAGCAGGAACCGAATCTACAGCGAAGATAACGTCTGTAGTTTCAACTACAAGCAATGTAACAAACATTGGTGTTGCCCAGAGACACCCGTTTATAGTTGTGAAAAAACTACTTTTTACATAATCCCTGGTAACGGGCATGAATCGACGGAAGAGCTTGAGCACTGGATTCTTTTCTGGATGTATTTCTTTATCTTTCTCAAAGGCTATTTTGATACCGGTCACAACCAATAATGCACCAAAAATATATATGATAAAATGAAATCTCTCTATCAGTGCGACACCCATCCCGACGAAGATACCACGCAGGATCAGTGCCCCGATAATCCCCCAAAAGAGCACTTTATGCTGGTAAGCAGGAGGCACGGAAAAGTAAGAAAAGATCAGGATAAAGACGAACATATTGTCAACACTTAGAGAATACTCCACCACATACCCTGTCAAGAACTCGAGCGCCTTTTCTTGACCATATACTAAATAAACTCCCAGATTAAACAGAAGACCCAGAGAAATCCAGAAAGCACATCCTAAGAGTGCTTCTTTGAGGTTCATAGCGCTATATCTACGATGAAAAACCGCTAAATCCAACCAAAGCATTGAAAGG
This window harbors:
- a CDS encoding S-adenosylmethionine:tRNA ribosyltransferase-isomerase, which produces MNTEEFDYFLPKELIAQYPEKERTSSRLIVLNRMEGTIQHRHFKDIIDYLREGDVLVLNDSKVLPARLKATKDTGGIIDILLVERISDNRWFCLANGVKRGV
- a CDS encoding TerC family protein, whose translation is MTTQFCFWLVFFIFVLSMLWLDLAVFHRRYSAMNLKEALLGCAFWISLGLLFNLGVYLVYGQEKALEFLTGYVVEYSLSVDNMFVFILIFSYFSVPPAYQHKVLFWGIIGALILRGIFVGMGVALIERFHFIIYIFGALLVVTGIKIAFEKDKEIHPEKNPVLKLFRRFMPVTRDYVKSSFFTTINGCLWATPMFVTLLVVETTDVIFAVDSVPAVLAITLDPFIVYTSNVFAILGLRSLFFVLAALVRLFYYLNYGVATILVFVGVKMLIGDFYKIAASSALLVIASILFLSIIASVIKARRQDPNSSV